The Erwinia billingiae Eb661 nucleotide sequence CTGGGACCGGTTGTCCGTCGTGGCGATGATGACTGGTTCACCATCGTGAAATGGTCTCTGTACGCCATGCTGAATGCCGAAGAGATGGGCATCACTTCTGCAAATGTCGATCAGCTGGCCGCTAAACCCACCAACCCAGATATGGCTCACCTGCTGGGCTCAGAAGGTGATTTCGGCAAAGACCTGAAGCTTGATAACAAATGGGCTTACAACATCGTTAAGCAGGTTGGTAACTATCAGGAAGTCTTTGACCGTAACGTCGGTAAAGACAGCCAGTTGAAAATTGCCCGTGGCCAGAACGCCCTCTGGAACAAAGGCGGCATCCAGTACGCACCACCAGTACGTTAATTCCCACCGTTTACAGGGCACCGGCTTGCCGGTGCCTTAGTCAGAATTTTCGTCACTGAGGTTTCAACATGTCTCAACGCCCAACCGTAAAAAGGGATTTTTCATTCAGTAATCCTGCGGTGCGCGCCTGGCTGTACCAGATCATTGCGATTGTCGTTGTTCTGGGTGTGGCGGGGTATCTGGTTCACAATACCGTCATTAACCTCGCAAGCCGCGGCATTACCTCCGGTTTTGGTTTCCTGGAACGTAGCGCTGGCTTTGGTATCGTTCAACATCTGATCGATTACAGCGAAGGTGATACCTATGCCCGGGTGTTTCTCGTTGGCTTAACCAACACTTTGCTGGTCTCTGCTCTTTGTATTGTCTTTGCCTCGCTCCTCGGCTTCTTTATTGGCCTTTCACGCTTATCCGACAACTGGCTGCTGCGGAAAATCTCGACGATCTATATCGAGACCTTCCGTAATATCCCGCCATTGTTGCAGATCTTCTTTTGGTACTTTGCCGTCTTACGCAACCTTCCGGGACCGCGTCAGGCAGCCAGTGCGTTTGATTTAGCCTTTGTCAGTAATCGGGGTCTCTATATTCCATGGCCACAGTACGCAGTGGGTACCTGGCCGTTTGTCATTGCGCTGTTGGTGGCGGTAGCAGGCACTGTTGCTCTGTTCCGCTACAACCGCACCTATCAGTTGAAAACCGGGCAGCTTCGCCGTACCTGGCCTGCCAGCGTGGCGATGGTGATTATCTTCCCGGTTATTGCGCATCTGACGTTTGGTGCCGCTATGCACTGGGACATTCCTCAACTTCGCGGCTTTAACTTCCGTGGCGGGTTTGCCCTGATCCCTGAGCTGGCAGCCTTAACGCTGGCCCTGTCGATCTATACCTCAACCTTTATCGCTGAAGTTATCCGCTCCGGCATCCAGTCCGTACCGTATGGTCAGCACGAAGCGGCACGTTCACTGGGGATACCGAATCCGGTTACGCTGCGCCAGGTCATCATTCCTCAGGCCATGCGCGTGATA carries:
- a CDS encoding amino acid ABC transporter permease gives rise to the protein MSQRPTVKRDFSFSNPAVRAWLYQIIAIVVVLGVAGYLVHNTVINLASRGITSGFGFLERSAGFGIVQHLIDYSEGDTYARVFLVGLTNTLLVSALCIVFASLLGFFIGLSRLSDNWLLRKISTIYIETFRNIPPLLQIFFWYFAVLRNLPGPRQAASAFDLAFVSNRGLYIPWPQYAVGTWPFVIALLVAVAGTVALFRYNRTYQLKTGQLRRTWPASVAMVIIFPVIAHLTFGAAMHWDIPQLRGFNFRGGFALIPELAALTLALSIYTSTFIAEVIRSGIQSVPYGQHEAARSLGIPNPVTLRQVIIPQAMRVIIPPLTSQYLNIVKNSSLAAAIGYPDMVSLFAGTVLNQTGQAIETIAITMGVYLVISLLISLLMNIYNRKIRLIER